A window of Sphingobacterium sp. SRCM116780 contains these coding sequences:
- a CDS encoding DUF4296 domain-containing protein, translating to MQRLILNVLALIFLFVSCKGANEKDIISKKDFVKVLTEIYLTDSYLSTINTDSAKKVIFPLYDHTFKKYDLDSTTFKKNLAYYASDAEAMTKIYEEVGSNLKKMNEGYMKIDKAKMDSIRARDSIRNVRYQDSMTRINNFIALYEMQKNMILHYKPDSIRLNYKNSAHDFFEKTGLKGGYNLETYILEKARQTAPSPVGVNPAAVPVATPSTSAGHTSTVGTQKVPTEVPVTSESKEVKNPEKPPILLDGKSRLKKDVLHPKPVN from the coding sequence ATGCAACGATTAATACTGAATGTACTTGCTTTGATTTTTTTATTTGTTTCTTGTAAAGGTGCAAATGAGAAAGATATTATCTCGAAAAAAGATTTTGTAAAGGTCTTAACGGAGATTTATTTGACTGATTCATATTTATCAACGATTAATACAGATAGTGCGAAAAAAGTTATTTTCCCTTTGTATGATCATACTTTCAAGAAATATGATCTCGACTCGACCACTTTTAAAAAGAATTTAGCCTATTATGCCAGTGATGCTGAAGCGATGACTAAAATTTATGAAGAAGTGGGTAGTAATCTTAAAAAGATGAATGAGGGGTACATGAAGATAGACAAAGCGAAAATGGATTCAATACGTGCTAGAGATTCCATTCGAAATGTACGTTATCAGGATAGCATGACTCGTATTAATAATTTTATAGCACTTTATGAGATGCAAAAGAATATGATTTTGCATTATAAGCCCGATAGTATCCGGTTGAATTATAAAAATTCAGCACATGATTTTTTTGAAAAAACAGGACTGAAAGGAGGCTATAATCTGGAAACTTATATATTAGAAAAAGCAAGACAGACAGCACCTTCTCCTGTTGGGGTGAATCCTGCAGCAGTGCCTGTAGCAACACCCTCCACAAGTGCTGGACATACTTCGACAGTGGGAACGCAAAAGGTACCAACTGAAGTGCCAGTTACAAGTGAAAGTAAGGAGGTTAAAAATCCGGAAAAACCTCCGATTTTATTGGATGGAAAATCCAGATTGAAAAAGGATGTTCTACATCCAAAACCAGTTAATTAA
- a CDS encoding YggS family pyridoxal phosphate-dependent enzyme, with amino-acid sequence MSIASNLEAINLEVKALGIQLVAVSKTKPNEDIMEAYEAGQRVFGENMVQELVEKYEALPKDIEWHLIGHLQSNKVKYIAPFITLIHSVDSLKLVKEINKYAAKNDRIIDCLLQVHIAEEDTKFGFDHAELVEMLRDEEFLTLKNIRIRGLMGIASNIEKEKEIKEEFYELKSLYDGIKASFYRKDDHFDTLSMGMSSDYKLAIEKGSTMIRLGSTIFGKRVIKHVKNND; translated from the coding sequence ATGAGTATTGCAAGTAATCTTGAAGCGATTAATTTAGAAGTTAAAGCCCTGGGCATTCAGCTAGTCGCCGTATCCAAAACAAAACCAAATGAAGATATCATGGAAGCCTATGAAGCTGGACAACGGGTTTTCGGTGAAAATATGGTTCAGGAACTTGTTGAGAAATACGAAGCTTTACCAAAAGACATTGAATGGCACCTGATTGGTCATCTTCAATCTAATAAAGTAAAATATATTGCCCCTTTTATCACATTGATCCATTCTGTTGATTCGTTGAAACTAGTAAAAGAAATCAATAAATATGCTGCCAAAAACGATCGTATTATCGATTGTTTACTTCAGGTTCATATTGCTGAAGAGGACACGAAGTTTGGCTTTGATCATGCAGAATTAGTTGAAATGTTACGTGATGAAGAATTCTTAACATTAAAAAATATTCGTATACGCGGGCTGATGGGAATTGCGTCCAACATTGAAAAAGAAAAGGAAATTAAGGAAGAATTTTATGAATTAAAATCTTTATATGATGGTATTAAAGCAAGTTTCTATCGCAAAGATGACCATTTTGACACGTTATCGATGGGTATGTCTTCGGATTATAAATTGGCGATAGAAAAGGGTTCCACGATGATCCGACTGGGAAGTACTATTTTTGGAAAACGTGTCATTAAACATGTTAAAAACAATGACTAA
- a CDS encoding GNAT family N-acetyltransferase, with translation MLKTMTKATIRKAVEADCSAMLELIQELAVFENAPDEVTVSMDEFISAGFGKNPVWGAFVAEFNGKIVGISLYYLRYSTWKGRRLYLEDLIVTESMRGYGIGKQLFEETLNFGKSQGYHGMVWQVLDWNEPAIQFYKKYKADFDEEWINVSITY, from the coding sequence ATGTTAAAAACAATGACTAAAGCAACGATTAGAAAGGCAGTTGAAGCGGATTGCTCAGCGATGCTAGAACTGATTCAGGAGTTAGCAGTTTTCGAAAATGCACCTGATGAAGTGACTGTCTCGATGGATGAATTCATATCTGCTGGTTTTGGAAAAAATCCTGTCTGGGGGGCTTTTGTTGCAGAATTTAATGGGAAAATTGTAGGAATTTCGTTATATTACCTTCGTTATTCCACCTGGAAAGGAAGAAGGCTTTATCTGGAGGATCTTATTGTGACAGAAAGTATGCGAGGTTACGGAATTGGTAAACAACTTTTCGAAGAAACGCTAAATTTTGGCAAATCACAAGGATATCATGGAATGGTTTGGCAGGTATTGGATTGGAATGAGCCTGCTATTCAGTTCTATAAAAAATATAAAGCCGACTTTGATGAAGAATGGATTAATGTATCAATCACCTATTAA